AATCGATCAACAAAGCTGAGAACTTCGTCATCCAAGGTAATGCTGACTTTCTTACTCATTGCTTAATTTGCCTACGATAGTTTAGTAGGATTATATTGTCATACTACTTAATCCTATAGCAAATGTCAATGTATGAACATAACCCAGCAAAGCGGTGATCATACGAATCATCATTTTATTGCGATCGCTTGTCAGTCTGGAAGTTAAGATGCAGAGACAGAGTTTTTGTGCGATCGCAGATAGCTTTCGCTAGTCATCCAAAAAGTCAGGGATCTGGGCATTTATAGGTAAGTTACTTTCTGGGCAGTAAATTACAAGATCACCAATCGCACTTTCAAAAGTGAAAAATGATATAATTTACTGAAATTACTGCTATTTTTTCCTATGAAAGGCATTGAATATATCATAGATGATCAAGGAGAGAAGACTGCCGTTGTCATTAATTTGGAGCAGTGGGGTAAGGAATGGGAAGCGTTTTATAATCTTCTATTGAAGCAATCATTTCCTTCTGAAAGTTGGGTACATGAGGATTCTTTCTCCAAGAAACTAGATAAGGCTCTACAGTGGAATCATGATCATCCCTCTCAGGTATCGAATCTAGACTTATTAGAATCTCAACTATTGAAAAATGAGTAGAATTTTACTTGATTCATGATTCAGCCTATTGAACAATTAGCGATCGCATTACAAAATTAGCGATCGCACTAAATTTCATTACACTCTGCAAGATTGGCGATCGCACTTTCAAATTAGTTTATAATCAGGTTGTTGAGTACATTTTTACTTTGCAGAGGTATTTTATATGAGGCAATGGGAAAGTCTAGATGCCATCGAAAGGGAACCTCATAAAGTGAGTGGTGCTTGGGTATTTCGGAAGACACGAGTTCCAGTTTCGGCATTATTTGAAAATTTGCGCGATGGTGCTACTGTGGATGATTTTTTGGAATGGTTTCCGCCTGTAAAGCGATCACAGGTCGAGGCTGTATTAAACTATGAGCTTGATATGTTAGCTATTGCGGCTTAAATTATGAGGATTCTTTTTGATCAGGGAACGCCTGTACCTTTGCGGCAATATTTGACAGAACACTTTGTGACAACAGCCTACGAAGAGGGGTGGTCTAATCTGTCGAATGGGGATCTGCTTAAATCTGCTGAAGATAAGGGATATCAAATATTGGTGACAACGGATCGAAATTTGCGCTATCAACAGAATTTAAGCGATCGCCAGATTGCTATTGTTGTTTTGCTTTCTACCTCTTGGCCAAAAATTCGGATGCAGACTGATAAAGTTTGTGGTGTTATCAATGTCGTTAAACTTGGTGATTATGTTGAAATTTCTATCTGATTTGCATTGTGATAATTACAAGTTTTTTTTAATTGCATTAACGTATCTACCAAAAGCAGCGATCGCACTACAAAATTGGCGATCGCACTCAAAAAATTTGAAACAAATAACCAATCCCGTAGCGTGTGTTAGCGGAGCGTAACGCACAAACAGTTAGCATTAAAAAGTGCGTTACATTGTATTTATTCATCCTGCAAAATTGGCAATCACACTCTGAAATCTTTACCCAGCATGAATCGCGAATATTTTGTCTGAGACCCTTGTTAGGAGATTATTTTAGGTTTTTAGTCCTGCAATAAGGCGAATCAGATAAAAAATTGATTCAAAAATTAATAATATAAAAATCTTGACACGAAAAAAAAAATGAAATATAGTCATGCTAGAAATCACTAAAAAACGTATTCCAACCAACTGACACTCTACTTCTCAAATCAAAGATATATATATATTATGGAATATAAATTAAATGAAAGTGATTTGAGTAGGGCTGTTAATCATATTAATGATGTTTCTCAAGCTCTTGATCCAGCTAGAAGAGAATTAATCAGTTACCAACTAAAGTTTATTACAGGGCTGAACAATATTTCTCTTATGCCAGACATGGTTACGTTATCTATTAATGCAGTAGAGCGTTCTCATGACAAATCTAGTTTAGGCGTAGAATTAGCCGATTTTATTCATGGTGTAGTGGTTTTCGCTAAAGCTGAATATTTTGCTGCGGCTGAAAAAAGCAGAAAAGCTGCAATCGATCTTCTTAAGTCTACTGCACATATTCTCATAGGTAATGTAGTGCGATTGGCAGAATCTGTAGCAACAGGGATAGGAGCAGCGATCACTACACTTCGTGATTTATTCCTTGGCGAGGATAGTTGGATCACAAAGCTTATTGATTATTTTGCTCATAAAGCTAATTTCAAACAAACAGAAGAAAAATTTGTGAAGTTTGTTGAAATTACTCTTCAAAAGATTTCACGCGAACCATTATTAATGAATCAGTCTAAGTTGTATAGCGAAATTGCATATGACCACGAGGATTTATTGGTAAAACGCAAGAAGCAACTTCTT
This genomic stretch from Pseudanabaena galeata CCNP1313 harbors:
- a CDS encoding DUF433 domain-containing protein; the protein is MRQWESLDAIEREPHKVSGAWVFRKTRVPVSALFENLRDGATVDDFLEWFPPVKRSQVEAVLNYELDMLAIAA